From Triticum aestivum cultivar Chinese Spring chromosome 4A, IWGSC CS RefSeq v2.1, whole genome shotgun sequence, a single genomic window includes:
- the LOC123083851 gene encoding pentatricopeptide repeat-containing protein At5g43790 — translation MAQMSPDAAPSRHALAADPLPALRRLRAAAPRVFGQLHALLLTSGLALHSPNFALLLRLASSSVPSLSRRLQLLLCSPLPPTSFLANSLLLAHLPSALPLYSLLFLASPPLLRPNEFTYPALLRASPPRTALALATHSLKFLGAGAASRDRVLGAALLDAFARCGRIASCRRVFDRIVQPDLPAWNALLTTYARRVRDSSCAGEAAEILELFARMVSSTVPPNEITLVTVVGACGELGALGHGLWAHAYALRHRLAVNCYVATALVEMYTRCGKMDLAEQVFAGVTDMDTRCYNAMLQGLAFHGHGRAALTLFDRMCAEGYPIDSVTVLAVMCACAHAGLVDEGRWLFDRMEIQFGVTPRIEHYGCMVDILGRAGQLDVAKKLIRGMDIPPNAAMYRSLIRACGIHGKLELGERTIKELMRLEPEHSGNYVLLSNFYVRMRLWEDAKKARKEMKAMGIDKSPGSSLLDIDGVLHEFLIGDKTHPASREMYAMVQEIEARLKESGHRPSTTAVMFNVEEEDKADALSYHSERLAIAFALIASSPGAPIRIIKNLRVCSDCHESTKLVSRVYGREIIMRDRTRFHHFRDGHCSCGDFW, via the coding sequence ATGGCGCAAATGAGCCCAGACGCGGCTCCCTCCCGCCACGCTCTGGCCGCCGACCCGCTGCCGGCGCTCCGCCGGCTCCGGGCCGCCGCGCCGCGCGTCTTCGGGCAGCTCCACGCGCTGCTCCTCACCTCCGGCCTCGCGCTCCACTCCCCCAACTtcgccctcctcctccgcctcgcctcctcctccgtccCCTCCCTctcccgccgcctccagctcctcctcTGCTCCCCGCTGCCGCCCACCTCTTTCCTCGCCAACTCCCTCCTCCTCGCGCACCTCCCTTCCGCGCTCCCCCTctactccctcctcttcctcgcctCTCCCCCGCTCCTCCGCCCCAACGAGTTCACCTATCCGGCCCTCCTCCGCGCCTCCCCGCCCCGCACCGCGCTCGCGCTCGCCACCCATTCGCTTAAATTCCTCGGCGCCGGGGCCGCCTCCCGCGACCGCGTCCTCGGCGCCGCGCTGCTCGACGCCTTCGCCCGCTGCGGTAGGATCGCGTCCTGCCGCCGGGTGTTCGACAGGATCGTCCAGCCGGACCTGCCGGCCTGGAACGCGCTGCTCACCACCTATGCGCGCCGGGTCAGGGATTCGTCGTGCGCTGGCGAGGCGGCGGAGATTCTTGAGCTGTTTGCGCGCATGGTCTCATCGACGGTCCCGCCAAACGAGATCACGCTCGTCACCGTCGTCGGCGCATGCGGGGAGCTCGGCGCTCTCGGGCATGGCCTGTGGGCGCACGCGTATGCTCTAAGGCACAGGCTGGCCGTGAACTGTTACGTGGCCACAGCGCTTGTAGAGATGTACACCAGGTGCGGGAAAATGGACCTGGCCGAGCAGGTGTTCGCTGGCGTTACGGACATGGACACGCGCTGCTACAATGCCATGCTCCAGGGCTTGGCATTCCATGGGCATGGCCGAGCTGCCCTCACCTTGTTTGACAGGATGTGTGCCGAGGGCTACCCGATTGATAGCGTCACGGTGCTGGCGGTGATGTGCGCGTGCGCCCATGCTGGGTTGGTGGATGAAGGGCGGTGGCTCTTCGATAGAATGGAGATTCAGTTTGGGGTCACACCGAGGATCGAGCATTATGGATGCATGGTTGACATACTGGGCCGAGCTGGTCAGCTTGATGTTGCCAAGAAGCTTATCCGAGGGATGGACATTCCGCCGAACGCCGCAATGTACAGGTCTTTGATACGGGCATGTGGGATTCATGGCAAGCTAGAACTTGGGGAGAGGACGATCAAAGAGCTGATGAGGCTCGAGCCAGAGCACAGTGGAAACTATGTCCTGCTGTCCAACTTCTACGTGAGAATGAGACTATGGGAGGACGcaaagaaggcgaggaaggagatgAAGGCCATGGGCATTGACAAGAGCCCTGGGTCAAGCCTCCTTGACATCGACGGTGTTCTCCATGAGTTCTTGATTGGTGACAAGACACACCCTGCCTCAAGGGAGATGTACGCCATGGTTCAAGAGATCGAGGCCAGATTGAAGGAAAGCGGGCACCGGCCGAGCACCACGGCTGTGATGTTCAAcgtcgaggaggaggacaaggcAGATGCTCTGTCCTACCATAGCGAGAGGCTCGCCATTGCCTTCGCCCTGATCGCCTCCTCTCCGGGTGCGCCCATCAGGATCATCAAGAACCTCCGGGTGTGCAGTGATTGTCACGAGAGCACGAAGCTCGTCTCCCGGGTGTATGGAAGGGAGATCATCATGAGGGACCGCACCCGGTTCCATCACTTCAGAGATGGCCATTGCTCATGTGGAGATTTCTGGTGA
- the LOC123086400 gene encoding mitochondrial import inner membrane translocase subunit TIM8, producing MDASALNDPRFQALLEEEKKKAMMNEMIAKLTDTCWDRCITGSIGSSFSNSETSCLSNCAKRFIDVKMLTMQRANSSS from the exons ATGGACGCTTCAGCTCTCAACGACCCGAGGTTTCAGGCGCTCTTAGAG gaggagaagaaaaaggccaTGATGAATGAGATGATAGCGAAGCTGACTGACACTTGCTGGGACAGATGCATCACCGGAAGCATCGGGAGCAGCTTCAGCAACAGCGAAACCTCTTGCCTGTCCAACTGCGCAAAACGCTTTATTGATGTTAAGATGCTCACCATGCAACGAGCAAACAGCAGTAGCTAG